The DNA window CAAAAATAATCCTTGTACGCAAACGCCGCGATGAAATCCTCGCCGACGTCGTCTGCGTCGAAGCTCCAGACAAACTCTTTGATGCGTTCGTGAAGGGCGTAAACGTTTTTTCCCCGTTCCAGCCGACGGAAATATTCTTCAAAAAAGCAATTGAGTTCCCGCCGGCAAACCAGTCGCGCCGTTGCCTGCGGCAGCGTGGCCGCCGCCTCGCGGACCGAAGCATACGAAACAATCCGCTGTTCGAAGGACGGCGATTCCGCTTCGGCGGCACAGCGCTCGGCAACGGGAATGTCGGTGATCATCAGGCGCTGCGCCGCAGTCAGACAACTCACGGAGAAGCTGCGTTCGCCGCCGTCCGGCAGCGGCGAAAACGCGAGGCCGCTTTGGCGCATGAACTCGGTTCGGTACAGCCCGTAAACGGAGGCGCCCATCTCGAGCAGCTCGCGCGGCGCTTCGGCGAAGGCAGTGACCGTCCACAGTTTCGGGCAGTCGCGGTGGTTCCACAACGCCGGCAGCTCTGTTTCGCCGCTGCGCGCGTCCTTCAGACGCACGGCCCCTTTGACAAAATCCAACTTGTTTTTCACAGCCGTATCGTACAGCCGCCGCAGACTGTCGGGAAGCAGTCTGTCGCCGGCGTCGAGAAAGATCGCGTACTCGCCCGCGGCCGCATCGACGCCCGCGTCACGAGCGGCTCCCGCCGACAGATTCTTCGGCGTCACGATCCTGAGACGCTCGCAGTGTTCGACACATTCTCGCAGGGCCGACGACGAAGCGCCGCCCTCGGCGCAGATAATCTCACATTCAACCAGCGATTGGCTGAGTACGCTGTCGAGAGTCCGGCGCAGCCCGTTTTCTTCGCCGCGGACAGAAATGATCACGGAGACCTTCACCGCCCCCGGAGGCAGCGCCTTGTTGGCGAGAAAAAGCCTGAAACGCAAGCGTTCCTCTATCAGCAATTGCTCAACCGGTGCCCGTTCCTGCGGCGACAGCGTCGAGAATCGTTTGGCGCCGGTACGCTGAATCGACGCGACGATATTGCGCGCGGCTTTGGCGGCGCTTTCCGCAAGAGCCCGTTGCGAAAGCAGCTTGAGCATTTCTTCCCAGACGACAAAGCAAGACCAGACGTCGGCAAATTTCACCGGGCTGGTCATGATGGAATTTTTGCGGATACGGTGCAGATAAAGGATCTGCGGCAGGTGAGCGGCGCGCTTCGCTTCCAACATCGCCATAAAGGAAAAGAGCTCGTCCTCGTGGACGATACCCTCGTAAAAGCGAATGCCGCCGCTCCGCAGGAAATCCCGCCTGATCATCTGCATCCACACGACGGGCACGTAGTCGCCGTTGGCGCGCATCGCGCCAAGCAGCTCTTCGCCGACGACGACGGCCGGGTACTCGCGGACGCGGCGGTAGTATCCGCGCGTGCGCTCGACCTCGGCTTCATAGGCAGGTTCGTCGGCAAAACACTCCGCGTTGAAATAAAGGATGTCGAGCCGGCCGTCCTCCATGCGCTCATACAGCGCCCGCAGCGCCTCGGGCTTGAGAACGTCGTCGCCGTCCATGAAGAAGACGTACGGAGCGCGGGCGGCGTCGAGCCCGCGGTTGCGCGCCGCCGACAGGCCGGCGTTTCCCTGCGACAGCACCGAAATGCGCGGATCCTCGGCGGCCCAGCGCATCAGCACGTCCAGCGAAGCGTCGGTGGAGCCGTCGTTGACGCAGATCACTTCCAGCGGCGTCAACGACTGACGCAGAACGCTTCGCAGCATGTCTTCGAGGTATCCTTCCACATTGTACACGGGGACAATGACGCTGACGAGCGGCTGTTCGGCCTGATTCTGTTTCATGACGACGCAGGAAGATTTTTGCTTATCCATAAGCTGTTTCATCGCCACGACCTCTCCGTCAAAGAATGAAAAGACGCCGCCGAAAGAGCGAGTACGGCTGCATCAAGCGCCGTACTCGCTCTTTCGGCGGCACGGCAACCTTGGAAGCAAAAATACATTATAAAAGTAATAATAACACAGTTCTCAACATTACGTCAACGCTACGCTGTTTTTTATCGTTGTTTAGCGATAAAGTCACCCATAACAGTTCAAAGAAAATGCCGCTCTCTATCACGGGCGAATTCCTCAGAAGTTCTACCAGTACACCGTCATCGACGAGGCTTCCCGAGAGCGCTTCATTTACCCTTACATGGAACAGAGCAGCTACTCTAGCTGCGATTTCCTCAAGCGTGCCATTGCTTACTTCAAGTACGGGCCTCAGGTTCTCCAGACGGACAATGGCGCCGAGTTCTGCCACTTTAACCACTTTAAGAAGACGGACCGTATTCATCCGCTGGATGTCCTCTGTCATAAGCCGGGCGTCGAGCACAAGCGGATCCGTCCCCGTACACCCAGGCATAACGGAAAGGTCGAGAGGAGTCACTGTAACGACCAGGAGCGTTTCTATAACTTCATGAGCTTTTACTCTTATCTTGACCTGCAGACCCAGACGAAGCGCTACCTTCGCAGGTCCAACAACATCCCGATGGCAGCGTTGGGGTGGCGGTCTCCTCTCCAGATGCGGCAGCATTTCAGCGAGTCCACACAGCCGTGAACGATTTATACTATTTCTTGATAAAAAAACTGACATAGTTTACAGGGCGCTGCGAGAGAGTTCAGTCGTTCAGAACTATATCGACTGCTACGCAGTCTGCGCAGCTCGCTTTGTGAATCTCCCTCGCAGCCCCCTTTCGTTCGGCCTTTTAATTAAGAAATACTATAAGAGCGGGACTTTCGCCGGATCGGCTGAAAGTCCCGCTCTTGCTATCGATCCCCGTATACATTGATTTGTTTCATCGTTCATTTCCAACCATTTTTAGGCTCTTGGCGTTCATTTCCGGTCTCGTTCTTACGCATGACCAACGCAGCAAAATCCTTCATAAAGTACCCCGGTCCCCTGTATTCCGGGGCAATTTTCTTAAAGAAGCAGGTCGGGATCTCGCTCAGCGCAAGATTCTTGGCGATACACGGCTCGCCCCCTCTATTGTGGTTGTTAGGATGGTTCGGACATTTCACGTCCGTACACGTGCAGAACAGAACCCGATTTTGCGTTTTCTCGTTCCCGTCAATCATATGCTCGTCCCCATTGCGTTCAGGACGTGCGGCCAGTCAAAACCACTTCGCCTCTTCCTCGGTAAAAACTGGCCTTTCTCCGTTTCGATAAGGATCGTACCGGTTCTTGTTGCAGCCGAACTCCTTCAAAAAAGCGATTTTGTTCCCCGGCGACCACTCGATGAGAGACATTCCCTCAAATTCTTCGACCTTGCCGCCGCTCATTTCATCCTTGAAGTCCCATTCGACGACCGTTGTGGCGCCGCTGTGAAAATATCGCTTGATATCCCAGCGCAGGACGCGCCCGCGCGTGTTCCACTCGCGGAACCATTTTCCAATCTTTTCGAGGCCTTCATACCGAGGCCCCCAGCTCTCGATGTAGAGGGCGTCTTCCTCGAATACCGCGTCGATCCCGGAGTCGTCCTTTCGGAGCCACATAGCAAACCAGCGTTCGACTGTTTTTTCCCTTTGGTCGTTCGTCATGCTTATACCGCACCTCCGGCAATACTTTTATCTAGCCCATTGAACAACGAAGTTCCATCATTGCCAGTCCAACGGAGCCCGACAGCTCTAATTGCTGCCCAAAGAGGCAATTTAGGAGAGCGCGTTACAGACAAGCGGTCTCCCACGATAGCAACGCCACGGTCTCCATGTGGCATGTCTGCGGGAACATGTCGAAGACTTTGAGGCTGTCCGTGTCGAGGGCGTAGCCGGCGTCGCGCAGGAGGGCGGCGTCGCGGGCGAGGGTGGCGGGGTTGCAGGAGATGTAGAGGACGTGCGGCACGCGGCTGGCGGCGATGGTCTCGATCAGGCCTTTGTCGCAGCCGGCGCGGGGCGGATCGACGACGACGCAGTCGATGCCTTCGAGATCGGCGGGAACGACGACGTTTTCCGCCGCTCCTTGAAGCACGGTCAGCCCTTCGATCCGGTTGAACTCGCCGTTTTCCCGCGCCAGCGCGGCGGCAGAGGGCCATACTTCGACCGCCCTGACGGTCTTCGCTTTCCGAGACAGAAACGCCGTCAGCGCGCCGACGCCGCAGTAGAGTTCGAGCAGGTTCTGCCCTTCCACCAGGCTGGCGGCATACGCAAAGAGCTGTTCCGCCTGCTCCGAGTTCGCCTGGAAGAACGACGTGCCGTCGTAATCCAGTCTGAAGTTTCCCAGCCGCTCCGTCAGGCGGTCTTCGCCTTTGACGAGCACGGACTCCGCGCCGATGATGACGTTGCCCTCGTCGGGATTGACGTTGACGACAAGCCCGCGCAGTTCCGGAAAGCGCTCTTTGAGATGGTCGTAGAGCCGTTCGAGCGACTCGAGCGCGCCGCCTTCGGGACGGGCGGCGCCGACGAGGATCAGCAGGAGTTCTTCGCCGTCGCGGGCGCTGCGGATGACGACGTGCCGCAGCCAGCCGCTGTTGCTTTTTTCGTCGTAGCAGCAGAAGCGGCCGTAGTTGATCATGTTCTTGATAACAGCGTACAGTTTGTTGGCGCGGTCGCAGACAACGGGGCAGCGGTCGACGGGAACGATCTCGTGCGAGCCGCGTTTGAAAAAGCCGACGTCGCCGGCGCGGCCGCGGGCGCGCACGGGAAAGGACGCTTTGTTGCGGTAGCGCCATTCGCTGCGGGACGGCACGCAGGGGATCCCGCCGTCGATATCGAAGCCGCCGATGCGGCGCAGCGCGTCGGCGGCCAGCATCGCTTTGATCTGGCACTGCAGCGTATATTCGGCGTGCTGGAGCTGGCAGCCGCCGCAGCTGCGGTACCATCGGCAGGGCGGCTCGCGGCGCTCTGGGCTTGCTTCCACGACGCGGTCGACGCGCGCCTGAATGTAGCTTTTCTTTTCCTGCCGCACGGCGATGACCGCCGTCTCCCCCGGCAGCGCCCCATCCACGAACACGGTCCGTCCGTCGGCGGCCCGGCCGATCCCCTGCCCGGCGGAATTCATTCTGTCGATATAAAGTTGTTCCATTGTGGAACCTCCCTCGTCTCTTTTCTTTCGCCCATTACACCCGCGACCGCCGGCTCAAGCCCAAATTTATCATTCATACACTAAAGTTGCTTCCCGCTCCATCACAGGCATCTAAAGGTGGTAACAAAATGCAGCGTCAAAGTGAAGCGGAACTCGTGCAGGAATTTGAGTATTACAATCGGCATCCAGGTCAGCGTGAAAAATTTAAGCATGAAATGCGAGCGCAATACGAACAATGTTTTGACAAAAACTATCCGCGAGATAATGTTGACAACCAGATGCGCCCTTCCCCAGCGTAAACATTTTCCTGCTGCCAGAGGTACTCAAGCTGTTTTAAGCGATTTGTGACAACAGACTGATTTCTTTTCGATACCGCGAGAATAATGCAGTTCATCACACTGATCACGCACGCGCATGAATCCACAAACGCAACAGTCCTGTACGGGACGGTCAGAGTAAGATTAGAGTAAGGTTCATAAGGACTACTGTGACTGTCTGTAATGCAGGCTGTTTTGATCCCAATTTGATGGGCGGTTCGCAGGACAGAAATCGACCAGTTAACATAACGCGGGAAATCGACAACGATCAGCAGCGAATCTTTCGGGGCGTTCACAAGCGTTTCGCAGGCAGAACTTACATCAAGCATTCTAACGCATGGTAGAATCCATGAAAGATGATATGCCAGATGCCTCGCTGAAATTCCGGACCCCCTGATAGCGGCGACGTAGACACAGCTCGCTTTGTCAATTTCGCTGGCGAGGCGGCCTATATCATGGTAGGAAACATTTTTCTGAGCCGACTGAATCGCGTCAATATCGCGTTGCAAAACTTGAGCATACGGATTGGCGTTATCTTCCTGCAGAAGCCGCCCGCCTTCCGCAATATCACTCATCCGTTTTGACGCTGAGAGGGATGAAATAAATTCCTGGTATGCCTCCTGTTTGAACTCAGCATAACTTGAAAAACCAAGATACTGGGACATTCGGACAACGCTCGCCTCGCTGACGCCAATTGCCTCGGCGAGCTGGGAAGCTGCCTGAAAACCAGCCTGCTGAAAATGATCCAACACATACTCCGCTATTTTTTTCTGAGCGGATGTCATGCCGGCGGCTTTTGATTCAATCATGTGTCTTAACATAAGTTTATCAACTCCATATCCAGCGGAAGATAAAACGCCTCAGTATTCAGGCCCCGCATTCATTCAATCATAACCACCGGCCGTACCGGTGGTTTGCACAAGCCCCCTTGGGGCATCTTCCCGGCCGAGCCTATAGGCTCGTCAAAAAGTCTGTCAGCCGCGCAACTCTCACGGGCTGCCCCTAAAGGGGCTCTCTACTTGCCTTCCTGTGCCGGCTTACCCGTAAACGGGTCAACGTACTCTTTTATCGTCAGCTGTTCCTCGGCATGATCTTCCTGCAATTGGTTCCTGATGGAGCTCTCTATTGCAGTCTTGTTGCGTCCTACCGTGCTTACGTAATATCCGCGGCACCAGAAATGTCGATTGCCATATTTGTACTTCAGATTCGCGTACTTCTCGTAAATCATCAGGCTGCTTTTACCTTTCGGGTAACCCATCACCTGCGATATGCTGTATTTGGGCGGGATGCTCAGCAACATGTGGACGTGATCTTTGCATGCTTCCGCCTCCAATATTTCAATTTCTTTGTACGCGCACAGTTTTCTCAGCATCAAACCGATGTCTTGTTTGATCTTCCCGTAGATGATTGCCGGCGATACTTCGGCGCAAATACCACGTAATACTTAGGAACCGCTGATTATTTCGCCCAAACGAAAACACCAATTTGACTATCAAACAAAGGTCTTGATAGTCAAATGAAGTGCCCGTTCTGTAGGCGAAAAATGCCCCCAAACTGCCGTGGGAAGGCCCTGTCTCCGTTAAACGGAGACGGTTATGGGGTATGCCCCACAGGCGGACAACTCTTCCGTTCGTCCAGCTCGAAGGCACATGACAAGATTGGCACAGCCAAACAGAACGAAGAATTTGTTCATGTTTTTCGCTATGCCTCGATACGATGTCTTGCGGCAGCCAAAGTATCTCTTCACGATCTGAAAGAGGTGTTCGACTTTACTGCGTGTCGATAATTTACGACTTTCCCGGGATCTATCATATGATCTGCCTACGCCTAATGTCTTGATGCTGCCGGGACGCCGGTTGATACGAAAATCAACTTTCGAGAGGCGCTCGTCTTCTCTGATCTCTTGGCGTTTCTCTACGCCAAGATAGCCTGAATCTCCGGAGACGACCCCATCATCCTCCCGTATCAGTGCATGGGGCTGCGTCACATCATGAACGTTGGCGGAGGTCCCGATGATGGTATGGACATACCCGCTTCCGGCGTCGACGCCGGCATGGACTTTCATGCCAAAATACCACTGGCCGCCTTTTTTCGTCGAATGCATTTGCAGGATCTCGTTCGCCGTTTTGGTTCTTCGTTGAACTCGGAGCGCTGATGAGCGTTGCGTCGACGACGCTGCCTCCGTGCATGATCAAACCGGCCTTGTCACGTCTGCTCCAAATTGCGTATTCCATATCACCGAAACTGAGTTGGGACATCTTCTATTCTCCTTTGACGGGGGATTAGTACGACTTTATTATACTATCTTGCTTGAGCAAACGGTGATTTAATCAGTGGCTCCCTTACACTCCACTTCGTGTGTGCTCAACTCCTGACGTCGAGTTTCATCAGAACTTGATCCTCCTTTGGGTTCGATTGTCGGCTGACAGACCGCTTGTAATTTACCAAAGGAGGAGTCTTTTCTCTCCATAGCTAAAGCCTTTTGGAACCACTGGCACTGCCGGTGGTTTTTGGTTTACAAAAATGCCACCGCGCGTTTCAAGCGTCGCTCGCGCGGCAGCGCACGCCTTATTTGGAGATCAGTGCAAAAGAAGCCGGACCAGCTACGACCTGAATTCCCGAACACCTAACGAGCACGTCAAGATTCTGGCGAG is part of the Pyramidobacter porci genome and encodes:
- a CDS encoding glycosyltransferase, with the translated sequence MKQLMDKQKSSCVVMKQNQAEQPLVSVIVPVYNVEGYLEDMLRSVLRQSLTPLEVICVNDGSTDASLDVLMRWAAEDPRISVLSQGNAGLSAARNRGLDAARAPYVFFMDGDDVLKPEALRALYERMEDGRLDILYFNAECFADEPAYEAEVERTRGYYRRVREYPAVVVGEELLGAMRANGDYVPVVWMQMIRRDFLRSGGIRFYEGIVHEDELFSFMAMLEAKRAAHLPQILYLHRIRKNSIMTSPVKFADVWSCFVVWEEMLKLLSQRALAESAAKAARNIVASIQRTGAKRFSTLSPQERAPVEQLLIEERLRFRLFLANKALPPGAVKVSVIISVRGEENGLRRTLDSVLSQSLVECEIICAEGGASSSALRECVEHCERLRIVTPKNLSAGAARDAGVDAAAGEYAIFLDAGDRLLPDSLRRLYDTAVKNKLDFVKGAVRLKDARSGETELPALWNHRDCPKLWTVTAFAEAPRELLEMGASVYGLYRTEFMRQSGLAFSPLPDGGERSFSVSCLTAAQRLMITDIPVAERCAAEAESPSFEQRIVSYASVREAAATLPQATARLVCRRELNCFFEEYFRRLERGKNVYALHERIKEFVWSFDADDVGEDFIAAFAYKDYFWTLKNLCLPPRFEERRGSAAEERPAVTVVMPVYNAQRYLCEAVESVLRQSLTSFELLCVDDGSTDDTPDILREYAARDGRIAVMTQERAGAGVARNLALDAARGEYVTFLDADDALNADYLLKMTDQARAAQADVVVGRTLRWQGGAAATGEPHSLRLELLPRDLSVFCRRDVPQYIFNFCGGGPGGKMFRRDFLDARQLRFPALPRAEDVVFINTALCEASRIAVCDAPGYRRRVNNPRSLEHTKDESPLAFWEATKLWKRNLVAAGCWPQVKQSFVNSTLDRCAYNLRMVGTLASVFRILREVKPQADEMMELDRRDRGYFYNPSNLGYVTRLLQYENESEYLFALCRRLDELELQLRNVNARCAKLEKDRSLAVQEASRRQAADRELKAVRNQLRTKEKVMHDLQRSVSFRLWRVLTWAPRKARGGVRCWREHGFAYTLRRALKHLGLKK
- a CDS encoding DUF6485 family protein: MIDGNEKTQNRVLFCTCTDVKCPNHPNNHNRGGEPCIAKNLALSEIPTCFFKKIAPEYRGPGYFMKDFAALVMRKNETGNERQEPKNGWK
- a CDS encoding nuclear transport factor 2 family protein, translating into MTNDQREKTVERWFAMWLRKDDSGIDAVFEEDALYIESWGPRYEGLEKIGKWFREWNTRGRVLRWDIKRYFHSGATTVVEWDFKDEMSGGKVEEFEGMSLIEWSPGNKIAFLKEFGCNKNRYDPYRNGERPVFTEEEAKWF
- the rlmD gene encoding 23S rRNA (uracil(1939)-C(5))-methyltransferase RlmD codes for the protein MEQLYIDRMNSAGQGIGRAADGRTVFVDGALPGETAVIAVRQEKKSYIQARVDRVVEASPERREPPCRWYRSCGGCQLQHAEYTLQCQIKAMLAADALRRIGGFDIDGGIPCVPSRSEWRYRNKASFPVRARGRAGDVGFFKRGSHEIVPVDRCPVVCDRANKLYAVIKNMINYGRFCCYDEKSNSGWLRHVVIRSARDGEELLLILVGAARPEGGALESLERLYDHLKERFPELRGLVVNVNPDEGNVIIGAESVLVKGEDRLTERLGNFRLDYDGTSFFQANSEQAEQLFAYAASLVEGQNLLELYCGVGALTAFLSRKAKTVRAVEVWPSAAALARENGEFNRIEGLTVLQGAAENVVVPADLEGIDCVVVDPPRAGCDKGLIETIAASRVPHVLYISCNPATLARDAALLRDAGYALDTDSLKVFDMFPQTCHMETVALLSWETACL
- a CDS encoding MurR/RpiR family transcriptional regulator; translated protein: MLRHMIESKAAGMTSAQKKIAEYVLDHFQQAGFQAASQLAEAIGVSEASVVRMSQYLGFSSYAEFKQEAYQEFISSLSASKRMSDIAEGGRLLQEDNANPYAQVLQRDIDAIQSAQKNVSYHDIGRLASEIDKASCVYVAAIRGSGISARHLAYHLSWILPCVRMLDVSSACETLVNAPKDSLLIVVDFPRYVNWSISVLRTAHQIGIKTACITDSHSSPYEPYSNLTLTVPYRTVAFVDSCACVISVMNCIILAVSKRNQSVVTNRLKQLEYLWQQENVYAGEGRIWLSTLSRG
- a CDS encoding transposase, whose protein sequence is MHSTKKGGQWYFGMKVHAGVDAGSGYVHTIIGTSANVHDVTQPHALIREDDGVVSGDSGYLGVEKRQEIREDERLSKVDFRINRRPGSIKTLGVGRSYDRSRESRKLSTRSKVEHLFQIVKRYFGCRKTSYRGIAKNMNKFFVLFGCANLVMCLRAGRTEELSACGAYPITVSV